A segment of the Aerosakkonema funiforme FACHB-1375 genome:
AATCGACTATCTATACCTGCTTTCTAAAACAGATTGTGCGGTAGGTATTCATGGATCTCATATGACAGAAATTTCAGCATTAGCAAGAGCGGTCATCACTTTACAACCAGAATCTAGATATAAAAACTACACTGACGATATGTTCTTGATTAAATCTGATGATTTTATTGCCGATCTCAATAGGTTTTATTCAATTTTTGGCAAGAACAATCTTGTTGATGTATCGCCAGAAAAAGTGTTCAATATTATGGAAGCTGCTTTGCATAGAGTAAACTATGCCTATCCAAGTTTAAAAGGTTATCCGAGTATGGAAGCCCTTTACGAGCAAAACAACTAAGATTTACGCAGCCATTTGAAAGCTGAGTAATATAACAAGTAATAATGATTCATTAATAGGAGGCCATAAAATTTCTACTCGTGCGCTGTTCGGCGGTAACTTGCTGGGTCAAATCGGTCATAAATATCTCAAATAGAGAGTTGTGTAGCAAATAAGTAAAGCTGATAGAGTGATGAATCAAACATTTTGGGTAGGGGTTTATCGGGGTTTAGATCTAGACAGGCTCAATTATATAGCCGATCGCGTGAAAGAGGCCCTGGCTGATAGCATACGGCTGATAGCGTATGACAGTATATTCCTTATATTCCTTCCAGAGCGGATCGTGAATATCCAGCCAACTCCCCTACCGGGTTGTTACGAAATCCATTTTACGTGCTAAGCGACAGCGCTATCTTAATATATAAAGTGAAGGCTGCTCATTCCCGCGCAGACAAGTGGTGCATACTGTGGAAATCAGTGGCAATACCCTGGTTACACACAGCGCCAATTTTTTCGCGATGGAAGACCGAGTTCGCCTTTGCTGATTTCTTGAGTCCCTTTCGTTGCAAAGAGGAAGCTACTGATGGTTGCTAAGCAGTCATCCAATACTGCCCTGGTAACTGGTGCTACTGGCTTTGTAGGGTCGCACTTAACGCATCGGCTAGTTGCAGATGGCTGGCAGGTACATATAATTATGCGTCCAAACTCGACGCTGCAACAGCTTGAGTGCCTACAAGACAAGATTGTTATTCACACTCATGACGGTACGACTGAGGGGTTGTTTAACATTTTTAAATCCTTAAAGCCAAAAGTTGTTTTTCATTTAGCATCGTTATTATTGGCGCAACACAAACCAGAGGACATTGCGCCTATGTTGGAGAGTAATATCACCTTTGGTACGCAGCTAGTTGAGGCGATGGTGGCTCATAAAGTTTATCATTTGATCAACACAGGTACATCATGGCAGCATTACGAAAACAAAAACTATAGTCCAGTTTGTTTATATGCTGCTACTAAACAAGCTTTTGAAGCCATAGTTCAGTTTTACGTGGAAACTACACCATTGCAAGTAATAAGTCTCAAACTATTTGATACCTATGGGCCTAAAGATACCAGAAATAACCTATTTACATTGATAGAAAAAACTGCTAGCCAAAAAGAACTGCTGGCAATGTCTCCGGGGGAACAGTTAATTGAACTTGTCTATATAGATGATGTTGTAGATGCCTACTTGGTGGCAGCAGAGCGGTTGAAAAACGAGGAGGTCGAGGGGCATGAAATATACGAAGTATCGACAGGTTCTCCGTTAAAATTAAAGGAAATTATTGAGGTTTATGAGCAAGAAACTGGTGTGAATATACCCATTCAATGGGGGGGTAAACCCTACCCTCCTCGCGAGGTGATGGTGCCTTGGAACAAAGGTGCCCTCTTACCGGGATGGAGAGCAAAGGTAGGCATAAGGGAGGGCATAAGAAGAATACAGGAAGAAAATAATTTATAAAGAGGAATAGGTAAAATAAGTTATGAATTTATTGTCTATTTCTACACCTATTGCCTTTTTCATCTTCAATCGTCCTCATCTAACAAAGATTGTTTTTGACGCGATCGCTAAGGCCAAGCCCAAAAAGTTATTAGTAGTAGCAGATGGCCCCCGCTTTCCCGAAGAAGATGAAAAATGTCAAAAGGCTAGGGCAGCAGTTATGGCTAATATAAATTGGGAATGCGAAGTGCTTACCAATTTTTCAGAACCCAATCTGGGATGCAAAGAGCGGGTTTCTAGTGGATTGAATTGGGTTTTTTCAGAAGTAGAGGAAGCAATTATTTTAGAAGATGATTGTTTGCCACATCCATCATTTTTCCGTTTTTGCGAAACTCTCCTAGAGCGCTATCGTTATGATGAGAGAGTTATGATGATTAGCGGCGATAATTTTCAGTTAGGCAAAAGCAGGACAGAGTACAGTTATTATTATTCAAAATATACTCACATTTGGGGTTGGGCTTCTTGGAAAAGAGCTTGGCAATACTATGATGTTAATATGAAATCTTGGCCGGAATACAAAAATGTCAACCTTATAAGTTCAGTTTGCGAAGACCAGTTGGAGCAGAAATACTGGACAGATATATTTGATATTGTATTTAATGGTGGTATGAATACTTGGGATTACCAATGGCTTTATGGCTGTTGGTGTCAAAATGGCCTATCAATACTTCCTAACTGCAATCTTGTTTCTAATATTGGCTTTGGAAATGAAGGAACGCATACGTCTTATGACAGTCCGTGGGCACAATTACCAACAAGCGATATCGGCAATATCGAACATCCGCCATTTATGGTTAGGCATCGAGATGCTGACAATTACACATTTGACTATCTATTTGGTGGTAAAAATTTTAGAGAAAGCAACACGTTTACTAGAAAATTGCGCCGACGCTTGTCGTTAATTAAAGGAAAATTAAAATCATGTTTTTAAGCGAAATAAAGCATTTAGGCAAGCTGGCGTTGCGACCCCACTACAGAAGATCCTATTTGGCCACAAAAAAACTGTTAAATACCCCTCGCTATACTCGCAGTTTTACTAATATTCTTGGGGCTGAAATAGAATTAGTAGATAGTGCTTCTTTTCTGTTTATGTACAAAGAGATATTTGAACAGCAAATATATAAATTTAAATCGAAAGAAGCACAGCCATTAATTATAGATTGCGGTGCAAATATAGGTTTAAGTATTTTATATTTTAAACGTCTTTATCCAAATAGCTATGTCGTCGGTTTTGAACCAGATATTAATGTTTTTAATGTTTTAAAAAATAATATACAGAGACTTAGATTATCTGGCATTGAGTTAATTGATAAAGCAGTTTGGACGTCAGAAACTACGCTTGAGTTTATGGCTGAAGGTGCTGATGGTGGCAGATTAATGCAGCATGAACCAGACAAAGAAAAATACCAAGTATCAACAATTCGCCTACGTGATTACTTAAGTAAAAAAGTAGATTTCTTAAAACTAGATATCGAAGGTGCTGAAACGGAGGTAATTAAAGATTGCCAAGATTTATTGGTGAATGTAGACAACTTGTTTGTTGAATATCATTCATTTGCTAATCAACCCCAAACTCTCCATATTATAATAAATATACTCACCAAAGCAGGTTATAGGCTTCATGTTCACCAAATGCGCCCTTCTCTTCAGCCGTTTTATCAGTGCGATGTTTACTCAGGTATGGATATGATCTTGAATATTTTTGCTTTTCGTGAGGATAAGTTTTAGGGTAAATACCATGCAAAGTGCTTTTCAAGAAGTGCAATCAATTGATTTTGTAGATATAGGTTGTAGTGGTTCGTTAGAGGAAAAGTGGGAGCAACTATTTCCTCTGTTATCGTATACTGGATTCGATCCAAATTCAGAAGAATGCCAACGTTTGAGTAGCCTTCCTCACCCGTACAAGAGTGCGAAATATTTCCCCTATGCTATTGCTGGCGAAGAGGGAACAAAAACAATTTACTTGACGGAAAGGGTTGGCTGTTCGTCGCTACTACGCCCAAATCACCAGTGGCTGAACCGTTTTTCATATCACGATTTATTTAAAGAAACGGGAACAAGTTCTGTAGTGTGTACGACTCTTAACGCATTAGCGAACAAAGAAGGTTTGAAAGCCGATATTATCAAGATTGACACTCAAGGGCTGGAATTGCCAATATTACAGTCTGGCGATTTAGTTTTGAAAAATGCGTTTTGCGTAGAAACTGAAACGGGATTTTTAGAAAATTACATAGGGGAAACGACTTATGCCCAAATAGATGAATTTATGCGCTCGAAAGGGTTTATGATGTTTGACATCAAAATTTATAAGGTGGGGCGGAAGAATTCTCTAATTGAATATGGGAAACAACAACCGCTTTGGTGTGAAGCTTTGTGGTTGTTCGATCTCATCGGCCAAGGAAAAAACCCTTCTTTGGAGGAAGCCCTTAAATATTTAACTATTTGTAGGGCAATGAAGTGCTTTGATTATGGATTAGAACTGAGTAGGTATTTTAAAGATCTGGGAATTGTAGATAGAGATATGCTAAATTATCTGGAAAAGCCGGAAAACTGGATAATAAAACCCAAACCACCCACATCAACATTGGGAAAAATTTTGAGATGGCTTCCAGAAGATATAAATAAGAGACTGATGTTTGGATTAAAACAAATTATTGAGGAATAACTAAGTAAAATATGAATGTACTTCAGATCAATCAGTCTGATACTATAGGGGGAGCGGCGATCGCGGCATACCGACTGCACGAAGGGTTGTTAGCTCAAGGTATTGACTCGCGGTTGCTGGTGGGAGAAGTCAAAACAAGCAGCGATCGCGTGGCTGTTGTAACCCGCAAACCGCCCATAGAAAACCAAATTTATCGCTTTAGTTGGCGTCTGGGCTTTAATCATATTCACCTTGTTAGCAGCTTTGATATTCCCAAACACCCTTTTTATCAAAAAGCAGATATTCTCAACTTTCACAATCTTCATACTGGCTACTTTAATTATCTGGCAATTCCCTCATTAACCGCTACAAAACCAGCGGTTTTTACCCTCCACGATATGTGGAGTTTTACAGGTCATTGCAGTTATAGTTATGACTGCGATCGCTGGAAAATAGGCTGTGGAAAATGTCCTTACCCGGATATACATCCAGGGATTAATGTAGATAATACCAGCATAGAATGGAAGCTGAAAGATTGGGTATACAGTCGCTCTAATCTCGCAATTGTGGCTTTGAGTAAATGGCTTTACAACGAAGCCAAGCAGAGTATGCTCAACCGCTTTCCTATTTATCACATACCCAACGGCATCGACACGGAAGTTTACCGACCGCTCGATCGCAAAGAGTGTCGTTCCCTGCTGGGTATACCGACAAACAAAAAAGTTATTATGTTCTCTGCGGCGAGTCTCAAAGATCCGCGCAAAGGCAATGACCTGGTATTGAAAGCGCTACAAAGCCTGCCTGCATCGCTAAAAGCCGAAACCGTACTTTTGATTCTCGGTGATGGCGGTGAAGCGATGGCCGAAGCTGCCGATTTGCCTACTGTCAATCTTGGCTTTGCCAGTGGCGATCGCCTCAAAGCCATTGCCTATTCTACTGCCGATGTATTTGTTTTTCCCACCCGCGCCGATAATTTACCGCTGGTGTTGCAAGAAAGTATGGCTTGTGGTACGCCGATGGTTTCGTTTAAAATAGGCGGAGTTCCGGATCTGGTACGTCCAGGTATCACTGGCTACTTAGCAGCCCCGGACGATATCGAAGACTTTCGTAACGGTATTGTCCAACTATTAGAAGATGAAAATTTACGCGAGCGCATGAGCCAGCAGTGTCGGACGATCGCTCTTCAAGAATACTCTCTGGAACTACAGGCTCATCGATATATTGAATTGTATCGTCAATTGTTGCACAATTAAACTAAATTTTAGTTGCTAGCACTTGCTTTATTTATATTATCATGCCACCCATCGCTAAAGCTCTAACTCTCAAAGACTTACCCGCTCCACCGCCCGATCGAACCGGGTGGCCTTGGACTGAGGAAAGTCAACCATTGCCAGACCGAATGCCCGATCGTTCTGAATGGCCCCGAATCAGTATAGTTACTCCCAGTTATAACTATGGCCACTTTATTGAGGAAACAATACGTTCTGTACTGC
Coding sequences within it:
- a CDS encoding glycosyltransferase family 4 protein, with protein sequence MNVLQINQSDTIGGAAIAAYRLHEGLLAQGIDSRLLVGEVKTSSDRVAVVTRKPPIENQIYRFSWRLGFNHIHLVSSFDIPKHPFYQKADILNFHNLHTGYFNYLAIPSLTATKPAVFTLHDMWSFTGHCSYSYDCDRWKIGCGKCPYPDIHPGINVDNTSIEWKLKDWVYSRSNLAIVALSKWLYNEAKQSMLNRFPIYHIPNGIDTEVYRPLDRKECRSLLGIPTNKKVIMFSAASLKDPRKGNDLVLKALQSLPASLKAETVLLILGDGGEAMAEAADLPTVNLGFASGDRLKAIAYSTADVFVFPTRADNLPLVLQESMACGTPMVSFKIGGVPDLVRPGITGYLAAPDDIEDFRNGIVQLLEDENLRERMSQQCRTIALQEYSLELQAHRYIELYRQLLHN
- a CDS encoding glycosyltransferase family 2 protein encodes the protein MNLLSISTPIAFFIFNRPHLTKIVFDAIAKAKPKKLLVVADGPRFPEEDEKCQKARAAVMANINWECEVLTNFSEPNLGCKERVSSGLNWVFSEVEEAIILEDDCLPHPSFFRFCETLLERYRYDERVMMISGDNFQLGKSRTEYSYYYSKYTHIWGWASWKRAWQYYDVNMKSWPEYKNVNLISSVCEDQLEQKYWTDIFDIVFNGGMNTWDYQWLYGCWCQNGLSILPNCNLVSNIGFGNEGTHTSYDSPWAQLPTSDIGNIEHPPFMVRHRDADNYTFDYLFGGKNFRESNTFTRKLRRRLSLIKGKLKSCF
- a CDS encoding FkbM family methyltransferase, with amino-acid sequence MFLSEIKHLGKLALRPHYRRSYLATKKLLNTPRYTRSFTNILGAEIELVDSASFLFMYKEIFEQQIYKFKSKEAQPLIIDCGANIGLSILYFKRLYPNSYVVGFEPDINVFNVLKNNIQRLRLSGIELIDKAVWTSETTLEFMAEGADGGRLMQHEPDKEKYQVSTIRLRDYLSKKVDFLKLDIEGAETEVIKDCQDLLVNVDNLFVEYHSFANQPQTLHIIINILTKAGYRLHVHQMRPSLQPFYQCDVYSGMDMILNIFAFREDKF
- a CDS encoding FkbM family methyltransferase, coding for MQSAFQEVQSIDFVDIGCSGSLEEKWEQLFPLLSYTGFDPNSEECQRLSSLPHPYKSAKYFPYAIAGEEGTKTIYLTERVGCSSLLRPNHQWLNRFSYHDLFKETGTSSVVCTTLNALANKEGLKADIIKIDTQGLELPILQSGDLVLKNAFCVETETGFLENYIGETTYAQIDEFMRSKGFMMFDIKIYKVGRKNSLIEYGKQQPLWCEALWLFDLIGQGKNPSLEEALKYLTICRAMKCFDYGLELSRYFKDLGIVDRDMLNYLEKPENWIIKPKPPTSTLGKILRWLPEDINKRLMFGLKQIIEE
- a CDS encoding NAD-dependent epimerase/dehydratase family protein translates to MVAKQSSNTALVTGATGFVGSHLTHRLVADGWQVHIIMRPNSTLQQLECLQDKIVIHTHDGTTEGLFNIFKSLKPKVVFHLASLLLAQHKPEDIAPMLESNITFGTQLVEAMVAHKVYHLINTGTSWQHYENKNYSPVCLYAATKQAFEAIVQFYVETTPLQVISLKLFDTYGPKDTRNNLFTLIEKTASQKELLAMSPGEQLIELVYIDDVVDAYLVAAERLKNEEVEGHEIYEVSTGSPLKLKEIIEVYEQETGVNIPIQWGGKPYPPREVMVPWNKGALLPGWRAKVGIREGIRRIQEENNL